From a region of the Butyrivibrio sp. AE3004 genome:
- a CDS encoding glycoside hydrolase family 13 protein, with translation MIRRERLFHDMTLDFHQPTSPKPGSVIFIYFRCGDGDADKITLVYKTDIESGEGVMNKHHTEDGFDYYLLKTKVPEKGGTVYYYFRIEGENETLFYDQSGVCTDIPGKYRFRMIPDFGTPDWAKGAVMYQIFVDRFRNGDPTNDVLTNEYNYVGKRSRQIINWGNYPDPEGNIREFYGGDLEGVLEKLDYLKELGIEVIYFNPIFVSPSCHKYDTQDYDHIDPHFGKIVSDKGNLLEDTENNTKATRYIDRVTNRENLEASDRLFAKVVSEAHRRGIRVILDGVFNHCGSFNKWMDRERIYENAPGYEEGAYISEDSPYHDYFCFNGGQWPYNKNYEGWWGYDTLPKLNYEGSRKLEDYIIEIGKKWVSEPYNADGWRLDVGADIGHSEEYNHKFWKRFRKEVKEANPEALILAEHYGSAHEWLKGGEWDSIMNYDAFMEPLSYFLTGMEKHSDEYHEEMIGDVDKFWNTMLEAGTDNFVQESALVAMNELSNHDHSRFLTRTNHVVGRCSTKGHKAAEDGINKAVMRQAVVVQMTWPGAPTVYYGDEAGVCGFTDPDNRRTYPWGCEDQSMLEFHKEMIRIHKNSMELRTGSLVRLEAGEGILAYGRFNRTTATIVVVNTNKYLTVSEISIVPLGIPEDARLLRVLETSNKGFRTDPISYSVKNGKLVRPYGADSAVVLQFNRIAAINEEAFWATNFFRM, from the coding sequence ATGATTAGACGGGAACGATTGTTCCATGATATGACTTTGGACTTTCATCAACCCACCAGTCCAAAGCCGGGAAGTGTGATCTTTATATACTTCCGCTGCGGCGATGGGGATGCAGATAAGATAACTCTTGTATACAAAACTGATATTGAATCCGGTGAAGGGGTTATGAATAAGCATCACACCGAGGATGGGTTCGATTATTATCTTTTAAAAACTAAGGTTCCTGAAAAGGGAGGAACTGTCTATTACTATTTCCGAATAGAAGGGGAGAACGAGACTCTCTTTTATGATCAAAGCGGAGTTTGTACAGATATACCAGGCAAATACAGATTCAGAATGATACCTGATTTTGGTACACCGGACTGGGCAAAAGGCGCAGTTATGTATCAGATATTTGTCGACAGATTCAGAAATGGTGATCCCACAAATGATGTACTGACAAATGAATATAATTACGTTGGAAAAAGAAGCAGACAGATAATCAATTGGGGGAATTATCCTGATCCTGAAGGCAATATCAGGGAATTTTACGGCGGGGATCTTGAGGGAGTGCTTGAAAAGCTTGATTACCTGAAGGAGCTGGGAATAGAAGTTATTTATTTCAACCCTATTTTTGTTTCTCCCTCATGTCATAAGTATGATACACAGGACTATGATCATATTGATCCGCATTTTGGGAAAATAGTGTCTGATAAGGGAAATCTCCTTGAAGACACTGAGAATAATACTAAGGCGACAAGATATATAGACAGAGTAACAAACAGAGAAAATCTTGAAGCTTCGGACAGGCTTTTTGCAAAGGTTGTTTCAGAAGCTCACAGGCGGGGAATAAGAGTCATTCTTGACGGAGTATTTAATCATTGCGGTTCATTTAATAAATGGATGGACAGGGAGAGGATATATGAGAATGCTCCGGGGTATGAAGAAGGGGCATATATCAGCGAAGACAGCCCATATCACGATTATTTTTGCTTTAACGGCGGACAATGGCCTTATAACAAAAATTATGAGGGATGGTGGGGATATGATACCCTGCCTAAGCTAAACTATGAAGGCAGCAGGAAGCTGGAAGACTACATAATAGAAATAGGAAAAAAATGGGTTTCAGAACCGTATAATGCAGACGGATGGAGACTGGATGTCGGTGCTGATATTGGACATTCAGAGGAATACAATCACAAATTCTGGAAAAGATTTCGTAAAGAAGTTAAGGAAGCAAATCCCGAAGCTCTGATTCTTGCAGAACATTATGGGAGTGCTCATGAATGGTTAAAAGGCGGAGAATGGGATAGCATTATGAACTATGATGCTTTCATGGAACCTCTTTCATATTTTCTTACCGGAATGGAAAAGCATAGTGATGAATATCATGAGGAAATGATAGGAGATGTTGATAAATTCTGGAATACTATGCTGGAGGCAGGTACTGATAATTTTGTACAGGAATCAGCACTGGTAGCCATGAATGAACTGTCTAATCATGATCATTCCAGATTCCTAACCAGAACAAACCATGTTGTGGGAAGGTGCTCTACGAAAGGACATAAAGCTGCTGAAGACGGAATTAATAAGGCTGTCATGAGACAGGCAGTAGTAGTGCAGATGACATGGCCAGGCGCACCGACGGTTTATTATGGGGATGAGGCAGGAGTATGTGGCTTTACAGATCCTGATAACAGGAGAACGTATCCCTGGGGATGCGAGGATCAGAGTATGCTGGAGTTTCATAAGGAAATGATACGCATACATAAGAACAGCATGGAGCTTAGAACCGGATCACTTGTAAGACTGGAGGCCGGGGAAGGAATACTTGCTTATGGCAGGTTTAACAGAACCACAGCGACCATTGTTGTGGTGAACACGAATAAGTATCTGACAGTCAGTGAAATTTCAATAGTACCTCTTGGAATTCCTGAGGATGCCAGACTACTTAGGGTGCTTGAGACAAGTAATAAGGGATTTAGGACAGATCCAATCAGCTATAGTGTTAAAAATGGTAAGCTGGTAAGACCTTATGGAGCAGATTCTGCTGTTGTTCTGCAGTTTAACAGAATAGCAGCTATAAATGAAGAAGCTTTCTGGGCTACCAACTTCTTCCGCATGTAA
- a CDS encoding YfhO family protein — protein sequence MKTADKRSKTAVYLFYTIFYVLMAALVWGWFYKSGKSLINSSDAFEQHINALTKYGRYLRGFFYRIFVEHKLSVQNYDLGIGYGADFLTSMQYYAVGDPLNLPVGLLPSKYVYYYFQFLILLRPYLAGLSFLLMTRGNGKYSDVSKLCGAMSYSFCGVVLFIGMWNPQFVQPMICLPLLIYGAQRYIHEKKAAVFILATALSAVSNFYFFYMLVLMIMVYTIIYIFTAGCFESIGKAFRCIAEFLFLGVVGTSLAMPILLPVIIAFLSNPRAGIGSHAIPVIYSAEYYKELLVSLLSYKYFPRYDTVISLTFIALPAVCLLFVKADEDKKKEVIRLRILTALMTVMLLIPAAGYAMTGFSYTINRWSFAYCLLLSYLITAFCEKAEDMKAKDMIVIAAASLIYVAVMFFLGEKSDNVYPQMILLVLLIIPVVIKKIPGNVRKGMLFVLILLGILQNGYAANAPEAGNLPSGYVDKMTPDEYDNLVMSTELKALSETVTEGQDNYYSYSGRNLTWNASLPYSVPSTQFYWSLANGAVSDFMESLAVNEMSNFSFFGLDDRAIPLNIAGVKYYSLRYNNEQEQAYVPIGYAPFSEWYNFGIFANNNSAALGYTRKQVISRKDYDALSPVRRQQAMLFGAVREKENSKSTAELSELDTLDDSYFKEVSVPYEISEKHGLKVKDGLFVVKKENATCTLSFEGIPKSETYLYIENLRCEIPYDSTNISVSTDTPGNRQITKTIAYKTPYSQFYSGWHNYLVNLCYSDEARSAITITFPEKGRYSFDSISVICQSMQDYVGMSENLCAETMKDNNLHRNPMSLMTNEITGTITANEDSYFVINIPYDKGWDIYVDGEKRIPEKANIMFLGTPITEGTHSIALKYHTPGATFGVLMAIAGVAIFIILIITEKKSREDK from the coding sequence ATGAAAACAGCAGATAAACGTTCCAAAACAGCAGTGTATTTGTTTTATACGATATTTTACGTTCTGATGGCTGCTCTGGTATGGGGGTGGTTTTATAAAAGCGGAAAATCACTTATCAATAGTTCTGATGCATTTGAACAACACATTAATGCACTTACAAAATATGGAAGATATCTTAGAGGATTTTTTTACAGAATATTTGTTGAGCATAAATTATCTGTCCAAAACTATGATTTGGGAATAGGTTACGGTGCTGATTTTCTTACTTCCATGCAGTATTATGCTGTGGGTGATCCGCTTAATCTTCCTGTAGGACTGTTACCATCTAAATATGTTTATTACTATTTTCAGTTTCTTATTCTGCTTAGACCATATCTTGCCGGATTGTCATTTTTACTCATGACGAGAGGAAATGGTAAGTATTCTGATGTTTCAAAATTATGCGGTGCGATGTCATATTCTTTTTGTGGTGTAGTTTTATTTATAGGAATGTGGAATCCGCAATTTGTCCAGCCCATGATATGTCTGCCGCTACTTATTTACGGTGCACAAAGATACATTCATGAGAAAAAAGCGGCTGTGTTTATACTGGCAACAGCCCTATCAGCTGTTAGCAACTTTTACTTTTTTTATATGCTGGTGCTGATGATAATGGTGTATACGATTATCTATATTTTTACTGCAGGGTGCTTTGAAAGCATAGGTAAGGCATTTAGATGTATTGCGGAATTTCTATTTCTTGGTGTTGTTGGAACATCTTTGGCGATGCCTATACTTCTTCCGGTAATTATTGCATTTTTATCAAACCCCAGGGCCGGTATAGGATCTCATGCCATACCTGTCATATATTCCGCAGAATACTATAAAGAACTGCTTGTAAGTCTTTTGTCATATAAATATTTCCCAAGATACGATACGGTAATCAGTCTCACATTTATTGCGCTACCGGCTGTCTGTCTGCTATTTGTAAAGGCGGATGAGGATAAAAAGAAAGAAGTAATAAGACTTCGTATATTAACCGCCCTTATGACGGTAATGCTTTTGATTCCCGCTGCGGGATATGCGATGACAGGCTTTTCCTACACAATAAACAGATGGAGTTTTGCGTATTGTCTGCTCCTTTCATATCTGATAACAGCTTTCTGCGAAAAGGCGGAAGATATGAAAGCAAAAGACATGATAGTTATTGCTGCAGCATCGCTTATATATGTTGCCGTAATGTTTTTCCTTGGTGAGAAATCAGATAATGTTTATCCTCAGATGATATTGCTGGTATTGCTCATCATACCTGTGGTTATAAAGAAAATACCCGGGAATGTGAGAAAGGGTATGTTGTTTGTACTAATTCTTTTGGGAATACTTCAAAACGGCTATGCTGCCAACGCTCCGGAGGCAGGAAACCTTCCAAGCGGTTATGTTGATAAAATGACACCGGATGAATATGACAATCTTGTCATGAGTACGGAGCTAAAAGCTCTCTCTGAGACTGTTACAGAAGGACAGGATAATTATTACAGCTATTCCGGAAGAAATCTTACCTGGAATGCGTCGCTTCCCTATAGTGTTCCGTCAACGCAGTTTTACTGGAGCCTTGCCAATGGAGCTGTCTCGGATTTTATGGAATCTTTGGCAGTAAATGAAATGTCAAACTTTTCTTTCTTCGGATTGGATGACAGAGCTATACCATTAAATATTGCCGGGGTAAAGTATTATTCCCTAAGATATAACAATGAGCAGGAACAGGCTTATGTTCCGATTGGATATGCTCCTTTTTCTGAATGGTATAATTTTGGTATTTTTGCAAATAATAATTCAGCTGCTCTTGGATATACAAGAAAACAAGTGATTTCAAGAAAGGACTATGATGCTCTTTCACCTGTAAGAAGGCAGCAGGCCATGCTTTTCGGAGCAGTAAGAGAAAAAGAAAACAGTAAAAGCACAGCCGAGCTTTCAGAGCTTGATACTTTGGATGATTCGTATTTTAAAGAGGTAAGTGTTCCCTATGAGATTTCCGAGAAACATGGCCTAAAGGTTAAAGACGGACTTTTTGTTGTTAAGAAGGAAAATGCTACATGCACTCTGTCTTTTGAGGGAATTCCGAAATCTGAAACATATCTTTATATTGAAAATTTAAGATGTGAAATACCTTATGATTCAACAAATATATCCGTTTCGACAGATACACCCGGGAACAGACAGATAACTAAGACAATTGCATACAAAACGCCTTACAGTCAGTTTTACAGTGGATGGCATAATTATCTTGTTAATCTTTGTTACAGTGATGAAGCAAGAAGTGCAATTACAATAACCTTCCCTGAAAAAGGAAGATACAGCTTTGACAGTATTAGCGTAATATGCCAGAGCATGCAGGATTATGTGGGGATGTCGGAGAATCTTTGCGCAGAAACAATGAAAGACAATAACCTCCACAGAAATCCAATGTCACTGATGACAAATGAGATTACAGGTACAATAACCGCTAATGAAGATTCATATTTTGTGATAAATATCCCGTATGATAAGGGATGGGATATCTATGTTGATGGAGAAAAGAGGATACCTGAAAAAGCAAACATAATGTTTTTGGGAACACCAATAACAGAGGGAACTCACAGTATAGCACTAAAGTACCATACCCCCGGTGCGACTTTCGGAGTATTGATGGCAATAGCAGGTGTCGCAATTTTCATAATACTAATAATTACGGAGAAGAAGAGTCGTGAAGACAAATAA
- a CDS encoding glycosyltransferase family 39 protein, with protein MKTNNGLNKKQLYFIAVYMIAIFSRLVFLGSTPSGLHVDEAGMAYDAYCLANYGVDRNLLSFPVYLINFGGGQSALYAYLAAIFVKFLGLNVWALRLPGAIFSLITLFAGEKIVRIICGEDSIAEYIYPIIFTCCPVFVMSARFGLDCNLMLGMTTLFLYTMMRAIGSEKTGDYALAGLLAGATLYTYAISYAIMPLFLAVLFVILLVSRKLSALRVISFVIPLAILAAPLLVTQYVNINGKESIVFGIITMPALTFYRGGEIIAPSLTGLLNALKSVFLYDSLDYNSIPAFGTMYYVTIPFIVIGMVRSIISIKDSAKIKTFGFAILPVLWFACELLIGAMLGGDGPNVNKMNGIFFTLAFFAAFGMETVLLLFSKKRKAMIASCTLLACVFIGLSGAFFIKYFGEYSDNLYLFQKTIDEPLKVLEKEEYFVDKQVVFIHDNQPYIPPYIFFLLGTKLSPYDFNMNDTSYYARYLFNPPDELSCDYIYLVFDGNDERVESLQNMGCDQILKFDGALLIWQGEQIEYTEASSSEEKEEGIPFGHDLPFHIRRIAGIAEGLRDGEFPVKMQHYWFNNYGYPVGVMYGDALLYIPAILHLLGMPLWMTYICYCIFIQLLTAFTAYICFKYLSGSRRFGALCMLLYFLSFWRLTDLFTRQAVGEYSAFAFLPLIVLGLSRIHRDDKSERGVVLLCLGMTGLFMTHLLSVIMATLFIVIFVIADAKNMLLKGKWKKLAFAAGSALLLNLWQIVPLIDYYKNVPMLINSGETTPIQTFGITWKQMFGAYYDVVAPMRELGNEPITEMPQSPGISLIMIMIAFVIYLFSNRKELEKHVAEIITGALALLALVLSTCYFPYDMLYNKVKILFKILGSIQYPPRYLTAATILICALYAVMLGKKKWYKLGIILLVISIWQSGSYVRCFIEKQTVKVAVNNFEDWTSFDDDRQYMIVGTDTERLQYASVLPSSEDITYFDEERKDGEYSLHLVNSTTNEGFADLPLLAYPYYYGTDGNEKYELTSGDNNKLRVTVPKGTDSVIKIRFREPLYWRISEIISLAFLMIMIGFGVRKIIKK; from the coding sequence GTGAAGACAAATAATGGCTTAAACAAAAAGCAGCTTTATTTCATTGCAGTATATATGATCGCTATATTCTCAAGACTTGTGTTTCTTGGGAGTACACCTTCAGGACTGCATGTTGATGAAGCCGGAATGGCATATGATGCGTATTGTCTTGCAAATTACGGGGTAGACAGAAATCTTTTATCCTTTCCGGTTTATCTCATAAACTTTGGAGGCGGGCAAAGTGCGCTATATGCATATCTTGCAGCAATTTTTGTAAAATTCCTCGGACTGAATGTGTGGGCACTTCGCCTTCCGGGTGCAATTTTCTCTCTTATTACATTGTTTGCGGGAGAAAAAATAGTAAGAATTATTTGCGGAGAAGATTCAATCGCAGAATATATTTACCCAATAATATTTACATGTTGCCCTGTGTTCGTTATGAGTGCAAGATTCGGTCTTGACTGTAATCTGATGCTGGGCATGACCACACTTTTTTTATACACCATGATGAGGGCAATCGGCTCAGAGAAAACAGGTGATTATGCATTGGCAGGCCTCCTGGCTGGAGCAACACTTTATACATATGCAATAAGCTATGCTATAATGCCGCTATTTCTTGCAGTTTTGTTTGTTATCCTGCTGGTAAGCAGGAAACTAAGTGCTCTTAGAGTTATAAGCTTTGTAATACCGCTTGCGATTCTTGCAGCACCTCTTCTTGTGACACAATATGTAAATATAAACGGCAAAGAATCCATAGTATTTGGAATTATAACTATGCCGGCTCTTACTTTCTACAGAGGTGGAGAGATAATTGCTCCTTCTCTTACAGGATTACTAAATGCGCTAAAGAGTGTATTTTTGTATGACAGTCTTGATTACAATAGTATTCCTGCATTCGGAACAATGTATTATGTGACAATACCTTTTATCGTGATAGGGATGGTTCGTTCAATAATATCGATAAAAGATTCGGCTAAGATTAAGACTTTTGGCTTTGCAATTCTTCCGGTTTTATGGTTTGCTTGTGAGCTTTTGATCGGAGCAATGCTTGGGGGAGACGGACCAAATGTAAATAAGATGAACGGAATCTTCTTTACGCTGGCATTTTTTGCAGCATTTGGTATGGAAACTGTACTTTTACTGTTTTCAAAAAAAAGAAAGGCAATGATTGCCTCCTGTACCTTGTTAGCCTGTGTGTTTATCGGGTTATCGGGAGCTTTCTTTATTAAGTATTTTGGGGAATACTCGGATAATTTATATCTTTTTCAAAAGACAATAGATGAACCGCTTAAGGTGCTTGAAAAAGAGGAATACTTTGTGGATAAGCAGGTTGTATTTATCCATGATAATCAGCCGTATATTCCGCCGTATATTTTCTTCCTTCTCGGAACAAAGCTTTCGCCCTATGACTTTAATATGAATGATACTTCCTACTATGCAAGATATCTGTTTAATCCACCTGATGAACTCAGTTGCGACTATATCTATCTTGTGTTTGACGGAAATGATGAGAGAGTAGAAAGCCTTCAGAATATGGGATGTGATCAGATATTAAAATTTGACGGGGCTTTACTAATATGGCAGGGAGAGCAGATAGAATATACGGAAGCTTCCTCTTCTGAAGAAAAAGAAGAGGGTATTCCTTTTGGACATGATCTGCCGTTCCATATAAGAAGGATAGCAGGGATTGCGGAAGGATTAAGGGACGGAGAATTTCCTGTAAAAATGCAGCATTACTGGTTTAATAATTATGGATATCCGGTTGGAGTCATGTATGGTGATGCTCTTCTTTATATTCCGGCCATTTTACATCTTTTGGGAATGCCCCTTTGGATGACATATATTTGCTACTGCATTTTCATACAGCTTCTCACGGCATTTACAGCTTATATCTGCTTTAAATATCTATCGGGCAGCAGGCGCTTTGGTGCTTTATGCATGCTTTTATATTTCCTGTCATTTTGGAGACTTACGGACCTTTTCACAAGGCAGGCAGTGGGAGAATACAGCGCTTTTGCATTTCTGCCCCTGATAGTTTTAGGACTTTCAAGAATTCACAGGGATGATAAGTCTGAAAGAGGGGTTGTGCTACTTTGTCTTGGAATGACGGGATTGTTCATGACGCATCTGTTAAGCGTTATAATGGCAACACTTTTTATAGTGATATTTGTAATTGCGGATGCTAAAAACATGCTGTTAAAAGGGAAGTGGAAAAAACTTGCTTTTGCAGCAGGAAGTGCGTTGCTACTTAATTTGTGGCAGATAGTTCCACTTATTGATTATTACAAAAACGTGCCGATGCTTATAAATTCAGGGGAGACCACTCCAATCCAGACTTTCGGAATAACATGGAAGCAAATGTTTGGAGCATATTATGATGTGGTTGCACCAATGAGGGAGCTTGGAAATGAGCCTATAACGGAAATGCCTCAATCACCCGGGATCTCACTGATTATGATAATGATTGCTTTTGTAATCTACCTTTTTTCGAACAGAAAAGAACTTGAAAAGCATGTAGCGGAGATTATAACGGGAGCGCTTGCGTTATTGGCACTTGTTCTCAGCACTTGTTATTTCCCGTACGATATGCTTTATAACAAGGTGAAAATCCTGTTTAAGATACTGGGGAGCATTCAATATCCGCCAAGATATCTTACTGCAGCAACAATTCTTATATGTGCTCTTTATGCTGTCATGCTTGGGAAAAAAAAGTGGTACAAGCTGGGGATTATCCTTCTTGTCATAAGTATCTGGCAGAGTGGATCCTACGTGAGATGCTTCATTGAAAAGCAGACGGTTAAGGTTGCGGTTAATAATTTTGAAGATTGGACTTCTTTTGATGATGACAGACAGTATATGATAGTCGGTACGGACACGGAGAGACTTCAGTATGCATCTGTGCTACCATCATCTGAAGACATAACTTACTTTGATGAAGAAAGAAAAGACGGAGAATACTCTTTACACCTTGTGAACAGTACGACAAATGAGGGCTTTGCAGACCTTCCGCTTTTGGCTTATCCATATTATTACGGGACTGATGGAAACGAAAAATATGAGCTGACATCGGGAGACAATAATAAGCTAAGGGTTACGGTTCCCAAAGGTACTGATTCGGTAATAAAAATCAGGTTCAGGGAGCCATTATACTGGAGAATTTCAGAGATAATCTCATTAGCATTTTTGATGATTATGATCGGGTTTGGGGTTCGGAAAATAATAAAGAAATAA
- a CDS encoding putative sugar O-methyltransferase — MTFNDKVLKKLDQKIMADYLDKSTGGSSVSDDGRYPAYCRLASENNFLFSHFRRNEIYNLILEHMSKEQGSEYLEELTKSDNFGDLCSRLNEYLKNDTVGKPRVYDYEIGGRTVSVSPTTLRYIKVLDDLKKLFPMEDIKSVAEIGVGYGGQCRIIFADYKIDKYSLIDLPEALGLTKRFLKKLIDIGNVQFIDGTAMDGENISDHDLVISNYAYSELARVIQQGYWDKVVSKASHGYFTWNLESERKLDGFTVDEFTNMLKSIGRDVRVLEERPLTAPGNCLIVW, encoded by the coding sequence ATGACTTTTAATGATAAGGTTTTAAAAAAGCTTGATCAGAAGATCATGGCTGATTATTTGGATAAGAGCACAGGCGGCAGCAGTGTTTCCGATGACGGAAGATATCCCGCATACTGTCGTCTTGCCAGTGAAAACAACTTTTTGTTCAGTCACTTCAGAAGAAATGAAATATATAATCTGATTCTTGAACACATGTCTAAAGAGCAGGGAAGCGAATACCTTGAAGAGCTTACCAAAAGTGATAATTTTGGAGATCTTTGCTCTCGCCTCAATGAATATTTAAAAAATGACACTGTTGGTAAACCACGTGTATATGATTACGAAATTGGCGGCAGAACCGTTTCCGTTTCTCCTACAACCCTAAGGTACATTAAGGTTTTGGACGATCTTAAAAAGCTTTTCCCAATGGAGGATATTAAGTCTGTTGCGGAAATAGGAGTGGGCTACGGTGGACAATGCAGAATAATTTTTGCTGATTATAAAATTGATAAGTATTCGCTCATTGACCTCCCAGAAGCTCTTGGCCTTACTAAGCGTTTTCTAAAAAAACTTATAGATATCGGTAACGTACAATTCATAGACGGAACCGCTATGGATGGCGAAAATATATCAGATCATGACCTTGTGATCAGCAATTATGCTTACAGCGAGCTGGCAAGAGTAATCCAGCAGGGGTACTGGGATAAAGTTGTTTCCAAGGCTTCCCATGGATATTTTACCTGGAATCTTGAATCAGAGCGCAAGCTGGACGGCTTTACGGTTGATGAATTCACAAATATGCTAAAATCAATCGGTCGTGATGTAAGAGTTCTTGAGGAAAGACCTCTTACAGCCCCCGGTAACTGCCTGATTGTCTGGTAA
- the fba gene encoding class II fructose-1,6-bisphosphate aldolase → MPLVTTTEMFKKAYDGGYAVGAFNINDMEFIQAITEACDELKSPVILQCSQGAIKYAQFPYLVNMVKAATEATSIPIALHLDHGASFEICKECIDNGFTSVMIDASSKPYEENIELSKKVADYAHEKGCVVEAELGTLSGVEDDVNVADDAAQYTNPDQVEDFMKRTGVDSLAIAIGTSHGAFKFKPGQDPKLRLDILEEVVKRLPGFPIVLHGSSAVPQKYVGIINANGGAMKDAIGIPDEQLRAAAKSAVCKINIDSDLRLGMTAGIRQHFVEHPEHFDPRQYLGDGRAYVKEIVHDKIINVLGSDGKA, encoded by the coding sequence ATGCCATTAGTTACAACGACTGAGATGTTCAAAAAAGCATACGATGGTGGATATGCTGTTGGTGCATTCAATATCAACGACATGGAGTTCATTCAGGCTATCACAGAGGCTTGTGATGAGCTTAAGTCCCCTGTAATCCTTCAGTGCTCACAGGGCGCTATCAAGTATGCACAGTTCCCTTACCTGGTAAACATGGTTAAGGCTGCAACTGAAGCTACAAGTATTCCGATCGCTCTTCACCTTGATCACGGTGCTAGCTTTGAGATTTGTAAGGAGTGTATCGACAACGGATTCACATCTGTTATGATCGATGCTTCTTCAAAGCCTTACGAAGAGAATATTGAGCTTTCAAAGAAAGTTGCTGATTACGCACATGAGAAGGGCTGCGTAGTTGAGGCTGAGCTCGGTACTCTTTCAGGTGTTGAGGATGATGTTAACGTTGCTGATGATGCAGCACAGTACACAAATCCCGATCAGGTTGAGGATTTCATGAAGCGTACAGGCGTTGATTCACTGGCAATTGCTATCGGAACAAGCCATGGTGCATTCAAGTTTAAGCCCGGCCAGGATCCTAAGCTTCGTCTTGATATCCTTGAAGAAGTTGTTAAGCGTCTTCCCGGATTCCCTATCGTTCTTCACGGTTCTTCAGCAGTTCCTCAGAAGTACGTTGGTATCATCAATGCAAACGGCGGCGCTATGAAGGATGCTATCGGTATTCCGGATGAGCAGCTCAGAGCAGCAGCTAAGAGTGCAGTCTGCAAGATCAACATCGATTCAGATCTTCGTCTTGGTATGACAGCAGGTATTCGTCAGCACTTCGTTGAGCATCCTGAGCATTTCGATCCTCGTCAGTATCTTGGCGATGGCCGTGCATATGTTAAGGAAATCGTTCATGACAAGATCATCAATGTTCTTGGTTCAGACGGAAAGGCTTGA
- the greA gene encoding transcription elongation factor GreA, with protein MHNQLTKKDIEDMEAEIEHRKAVVRKELLEDVKEARAQGDLSENFEYYAAKKAKNQNESRIRFLERMIKTAEIVDDSSAEDEVGMNKTVTVRMEDDGTEATYKIVTTMRGNALKGLISIESPLGKQLMGHKVGDKLTIEVNSDYSYDITILKIENTELTEEDKLRDF; from the coding sequence ATGCACAATCAGTTGACAAAAAAAGATATCGAGGATATGGAGGCGGAGATTGAGCACCGCAAGGCTGTTGTAAGAAAGGAACTTTTAGAAGACGTTAAAGAAGCAAGGGCTCAAGGTGATCTAAGTGAGAACTTTGAGTATTATGCAGCAAAAAAGGCCAAGAATCAGAATGAAAGCAGAATACGATTCCTTGAGAGAATGATTAAAACAGCTGAGATAGTTGATGATTCCAGCGCTGAGGATGAGGTTGGAATGAATAAGACGGTTACAGTCAGAATGGAAGACGACGGAACCGAAGCTACTTACAAGATTGTTACCACAATGCGAGGAAATGCGCTTAAAGGCCTTATCAGTATAGAGTCTCCGCTTGGAAAACAGCTTATGGGGCATAAAGTCGGAGATAAGCTGACAATTGAAGTAAATAGCGACTATAGCTATGACATAACCATATTGAAGATAGAAAATACCGAGCTTACGGAAGAAGATAAACTCAGAGACTTTTAA
- a CDS encoding flavin reductase, translating into MGLHVFQPVELDEILEGAFHFGGDTWALLTAGDDEKANTMTVSWGGITHIWDKTCAIIYVRESRYTREFIDAQKKFSLSFLNRDAYRGLKKYLGSVSGRDEDKISNAKLNLNFDDGVPFIDEADNIIICKVLYKQLMKEDCVVNGRIIADYYDKGDYHYFYIAEIKKVMIR; encoded by the coding sequence ATGGGACTTCACGTATTTCAACCTGTTGAGTTAGATGAAATTTTGGAGGGTGCTTTTCACTTCGGCGGAGATACATGGGCACTGCTAACGGCAGGGGATGATGAGAAGGCAAATACCATGACTGTTTCCTGGGGCGGAATAACCCATATATGGGATAAAACATGTGCGATCATTTATGTCAGAGAAAGCAGGTATACCAGAGAATTTATTGATGCGCAGAAGAAATTTTCGCTTTCGTTCCTTAACCGTGATGCATACAGGGGACTTAAGAAGTACCTTGGCTCTGTTTCAGGAAGAGACGAGGATAAGATTTCCAATGCCAAGCTTAATCTGAATTTTGACGATGGAGTTCCGTTTATTGACGAAGCGGATAACATTATTATATGTAAGGTTCTTTACAAACAGCTTATGAAAGAGGATTGTGTTGTAAACGGACGTATTATTGCTGATTATTACGATAAGGGTGATTATCACTATTTTTATATAGCTGAGATCAAAAAGGTAATGATTCGATGA